A genomic stretch from Candidatus Methanomassiliicoccus intestinalis Issoire-Mx1 includes:
- a CDS encoding ABC transporter ATP-binding protein: MAVNIKTESLGVKYGDVRVFKNINLHIEKPGLVSILGPNGVGKSTFMYCINKILSPTEGQVFLDDANVQDLDFKDVAKFIAYVPQISNETFSMPVMDTVLMGRYPHTGYNTSEEDLQIAARCLKMMGITDLAMRNFDELSAGQHQKVMIARGLAQEPKILMLDEPTSNLDIYHQIYVMKLLRDIAHEQGITVLVICHDLNIASRFSDRIILFSQGNVHIDGSAEEVITEENILDVYGVRSDVITVDGRPYVIFHADDSIIPSNNKNASSPEE, from the coding sequence ATGGCAGTAAATATTAAAACAGAAAGTTTAGGTGTAAAATACGGGGATGTCCGGGTCTTCAAAAATATTAATCTGCATATTGAAAAACCAGGTTTAGTCAGCATTCTTGGACCCAATGGAGTTGGTAAATCAACATTCATGTACTGTATCAATAAGATTCTCTCACCTACTGAGGGGCAGGTCTTTCTGGATGATGCCAACGTTCAAGATCTTGACTTCAAAGATGTTGCTAAGTTTATTGCCTATGTCCCGCAGATCTCCAATGAAACTTTCTCCATGCCGGTCATGGATACAGTTCTAATGGGTCGCTACCCACATACTGGCTATAATACTTCTGAAGAGGATCTGCAGATTGCCGCCCGCTGTCTGAAAATGATGGGCATCACTGATCTGGCAATGAGAAATTTCGATGAACTTTCAGCAGGTCAGCATCAGAAAGTAATGATCGCCCGTGGTCTTGCTCAGGAGCCTAAAATTCTGATGCTTGATGAACCAACATCCAATCTGGATATTTATCACCAGATTTACGTTATGAAGCTTCTCAGGGATATTGCCCACGAGCAGGGAATTACAGTTCTCGTCATATGTCATGATCTTAATATTGCGTCACGCTTTTCAGACAGGATCATATTATTTTCTCAAGGAAATGTGCATATTGACGGGTCAGCGGAGGAAGTAATTACAGAAGAGAATATTCTGGATGTTTATGGTGTACGTTCAGACGTTATCACTGTTGATGGACGCCCATATGTTATTTTCCATGCTGATGATTCGATAATTCCCAGTAATAACAAAAATGCATCTTCGCCTGAGGAATGA
- a CDS encoding C-GCAxxG-C-C family protein, whose protein sequence is MDEKTVADLFKNGIACSQIVFSELSDDVGINKDDARKIASLFGGGIWSGEVCGAFTGALMALGLKYGHCKEGDVDAQNIGMSKLMEFKSKFEKEYGSVVCRKIMGYDLSVPEEMKMIEEKGLFENFCPKLVCRTIQIAEDMLSEDKP, encoded by the coding sequence ATGGATGAGAAAACAGTAGCTGATCTTTTCAAAAATGGTATTGCATGTTCACAGATCGTATTTTCAGAATTGTCAGATGATGTTGGCATAAACAAAGACGATGCCAGAAAGATAGCATCTTTATTCGGAGGCGGGATATGGTCTGGTGAAGTCTGCGGTGCATTCACCGGGGCTCTTATGGCACTTGGACTAAAGTATGGACATTGCAAAGAAGGAGATGTTGATGCTCAGAATATCGGGATGTCTAAACTGATGGAATTTAAGAGTAAATTCGAAAAAGAATACGGATCTGTTGTATGTCGCAAAATTATGGGTTATGACCTATCAGTGCCTGAAGAAATGAAAATGATTGAAGAAAAGGGTTTATTCGAAAACTTCTGTCCAAAACTGGTCTGCAGAACAATTCAGATCGCAGAAGATATGTTATCAGAAGATAAGCCGTGA
- a CDS encoding radical SAM protein: MDQDIKKLIDDAKSATLAGKAVNRDALKKFLDLDPLSEETEYLGAAARDIARSIGNKGKVWSAIGVDYRPCTMNCEFCSFGEKWKLMNDSHELTDEEIIKNAIGFVNQGASWVTLRTTEFFDLNRLCNIAKKIRKEVAGDYGLVVNTGEFDLNMANKFAESGIDIVYHTLRLGEGKATPFDPKDRIRTINAVRDSPMKLAYLVEPLGPEHTSQEIMDVLSVALDNNAFLCGSMARVNIANTPFEGSKEVDEDRLAQVVAVTRIAGGINMPEICVHPPSEKALRYGANVMVVEKGAIPRSETECCDDWKGFRIEDAKKMFREAGYSI, encoded by the coding sequence ATGGATCAAGATATAAAAAAACTAATAGATGATGCTAAAAGTGCAACTCTTGCAGGCAAAGCAGTAAACCGGGACGCACTCAAAAAATTTTTGGATTTGGACCCTCTTTCTGAAGAGACTGAATATTTAGGAGCCGCTGCAAGAGATATAGCCAGATCGATAGGCAACAAAGGCAAGGTTTGGAGTGCAATAGGAGTGGATTACCGGCCCTGCACAATGAACTGCGAGTTTTGTTCATTCGGTGAAAAATGGAAATTAATGAATGATTCCCACGAACTTACTGATGAGGAAATCATCAAAAATGCCATTGGATTTGTTAATCAAGGCGCATCCTGGGTTACGCTGCGCACTACAGAATTTTTCGATCTAAACAGACTTTGTAATATCGCAAAAAAAATCAGAAAGGAAGTAGCTGGAGATTACGGGCTGGTGGTAAACACTGGTGAATTTGATCTTAATATGGCAAATAAATTTGCCGAGTCCGGCATAGATATCGTGTACCACACTCTAAGACTTGGAGAAGGAAAAGCTACACCTTTTGATCCAAAGGACCGCATAAGGACCATTAATGCAGTAAGAGATTCTCCCATGAAATTAGCATATCTTGTAGAGCCACTGGGTCCTGAACATACCAGCCAGGAGATCATGGATGTCCTGAGCGTAGCGCTTGACAATAACGCATTCTTATGTGGTTCAATGGCTAGAGTAAACATAGCTAACACTCCTTTTGAAGGTAGCAAAGAAGTAGATGAAGACCGCCTAGCGCAGGTTGTGGCTGTAACAAGGATTGCTGGAGGAATCAATATGCCTGAGATCTGCGTGCATCCACCAAGTGAAAAGGCTCTTAGATATGGAGCTAATGTTATGGTCGTTGAAAAAGGCGCTATTCCCAGAAGCGAAACTGAATGCTGTGATGATTGGAAAGGCTTCAGAATAGAAGATGCAAAAAAGATGTTTAGAGAAGCTGGTTATTCAATATGA
- a CDS encoding ABC transporter substrate-binding protein, translated as MKNKILVAIVAIVLVVILAGAGYYVLADNNDDDSKETITVGYCNKVCYESFMIAEENGYFNGLDVNIEAKIIPGGGTDVSSALLKGEVDLAAMGDTPAVQNLNTTDKTSIVCRYGYSESMHVFVARPNSGIDVDDLSTVEGKTIGVQQGSSTEGALLDWMNVNHIDTNKVTWKYLKPNVQVEALSKGDVDMIASSQPNPQKALHLEGTYVVGTSEGLGNYYPLILLGSNSVISEKADAVNAVVDALKKASDFMKDNHEKAAEIAANKIGWAVDDELYCMQQITWEVGFTQEIDVKSLEKTAQVLRDNGQDISKDLNFVERSIMKP; from the coding sequence ATGAAAAACAAAATATTAGTTGCAATAGTAGCTATTGTACTAGTTGTCATACTCGCGGGAGCTGGATACTATGTTCTTGCGGATAACAATGACGATGACAGCAAGGAAACAATAACCGTAGGTTACTGTAACAAAGTATGCTACGAATCATTTATGATCGCAGAAGAAAACGGATACTTTAATGGGTTGGATGTAAATATTGAAGCCAAGATCATCCCAGGCGGCGGAACAGATGTTTCGAGTGCACTTCTTAAAGGTGAAGTGGATCTTGCAGCCATGGGAGATACGCCTGCTGTACAAAATCTGAATACAACTGATAAAACATCGATAGTATGCAGATATGGTTACAGCGAATCCATGCATGTTTTTGTAGCTAGACCAAACAGCGGTATAGATGTCGATGATTTGTCTACGGTAGAAGGTAAAACTATCGGAGTTCAACAGGGATCTTCCACAGAAGGGGCATTACTGGATTGGATGAATGTTAATCATATCGATACCAACAAAGTCACATGGAAATACCTGAAGCCTAACGTACAAGTGGAAGCATTAAGCAAAGGAGACGTAGATATGATTGCCAGCAGTCAGCCGAATCCTCAAAAAGCTCTGCACCTTGAAGGAACATATGTTGTTGGGACTTCAGAAGGCCTTGGAAATTACTATCCATTAATTCTCCTTGGATCCAACTCCGTAATCTCTGAAAAGGCAGATGCAGTAAATGCAGTGGTTGATGCTTTGAAAAAGGCAAGCGATTTCATGAAGGATAATCATGAGAAAGCCGCTGAGATTGCTGCCAATAAGATCGGATGGGCTGTAGATGATGAACTATACTGTATGCAGCAGATCACCTGGGAAGTAGGATTTACTCAGGAAATCGATGTAAAGAGCCTTGAAAAGACAGCACAGGTACTCAGAGATAACGGTCAAGACATCTCTAAGGACCTGAACTTCGTTGAAAGGTCAATCATGAAACCATAA
- a CDS encoding ABC transporter ATP-binding protein encodes MCILETKNVYKVYLDQKKTKGRLVLNDVSLKIDEGEFVCLIGPSGCGKTTMLNLMAGFETPTRGEVLYRGNPIKKPSWERGVVFQEYSLLPWMSVIENVEYGLDGKKLSDKEKNQIAMDCLTMVGLSEFIDHRPNLLSGGMKQRVAIARTLAMDPDIMLMDEPFSSLDEQTRRRLDGEVCDIWLKKQKTIVFVTHSVDEALLLGTRIIMFSQSPGEIVKEWSISVDHSKRDLTANEFVSLKQEILSTLQACSCADNYTNNPKMIKIEGE; translated from the coding sequence ATGTGCATCCTTGAGACAAAAAATGTTTACAAAGTATACTTGGATCAAAAGAAAACCAAGGGAAGACTTGTTTTAAATGACGTGTCACTTAAGATAGACGAAGGGGAATTCGTTTGTTTAATCGGGCCAAGCGGATGTGGAAAGACCACAATGCTAAACCTCATGGCAGGATTTGAAACTCCTACTAGGGGAGAAGTCCTATATCGCGGCAATCCAATTAAAAAACCATCGTGGGAGCGCGGAGTTGTGTTTCAGGAATACAGCCTGCTGCCATGGATGAGCGTAATAGAAAATGTAGAGTATGGGCTCGATGGCAAGAAATTATCAGATAAGGAAAAAAATCAGATTGCCATGGATTGTTTAACCATGGTTGGTTTAAGCGAATTTATAGATCACAGGCCAAATCTATTATCAGGTGGTATGAAGCAGAGAGTGGCCATAGCAAGAACTCTAGCTATGGATCCAGACATTATGTTGATGGACGAACCTTTTTCCAGTCTTGATGAACAAACAAGAAGAAGATTAGATGGTGAGGTTTGTGATATTTGGTTAAAAAAACAGAAAACTATAGTTTTCGTAACCCACAGTGTAGACGAAGCACTTCTCTTAGGAACTAGAATAATAATGTTTTCTCAGTCTCCAGGAGAGATTGTGAAAGAGTGGAGTATTTCAGTAGATCATTCTAAAAGAGATCTTACAGCAAACGAGTTCGTATCATTAAAACAAGAGATATTGTCCACACTGCAAGCGTGTTCTTGCGCAGATAATTATACCAATAACCCCAAGATGATAAAAATAGAAGGTGAATGA
- a CDS encoding iron-hydroxamate ABC transporter substrate-binding protein, translating into MRGIDINTKIIAVVAVVVIVAAAGGAYMLMSDSSGSKEYNTDEYPSRLMVLGNANLDDYLDERDVAYLENIIKQEKIDYDNYFMCDANFDKVIDEQDVDYLKKMIAEQWDDITYAYYVNVDYKVCKFDMTTSKKCITLIAPPLDNVLILNSSLVVGVDNRITTGKYAEEYNTVLDISKLVDVGNCNDPDKEKISQASKDNGGEMIVVCGTQESYGPNMEEALAGSGVQILRLPSWEYGATTQGFITLGYLLDEQDNAYKYMEWYDGVEKMVQEIIKTIPEKDRPWVAAAYAHTDSLQLLGEYTGEYANLMKLGVKDVAEKYLNGQQTGGHGNAISNEAVSAMVDQYGMQYLIGMVGAPFQTQGEYQAMVNTYNTWKNAIGPALDECEFAICGYSFSSGVSEVLNQLILGKYIYPDYFADVDVEKYVNEYCQFLGIDDKWTYDSMNLLYCNDPSQDIMNNRG; encoded by the coding sequence GTGCGGGGGATTGACATCAATACGAAAATTATAGCAGTTGTCGCTGTAGTAGTGATTGTAGCTGCTGCTGGAGGAGCCTATATGCTGATGAGTGACAGCAGCGGTAGCAAAGAATACAATACTGATGAGTATCCATCACGCCTGATGGTTCTCGGAAATGCCAATCTGGATGATTATTTGGATGAAAGGGATGTTGCATATCTGGAAAATATCATAAAGCAAGAGAAAATTGATTATGATAATTATTTCATGTGTGATGCCAACTTTGACAAGGTGATTGACGAACAGGATGTTGATTACCTAAAAAAGATGATTGCGGAGCAGTGGGATGATATTACTTATGCCTATTACGTAAATGTTGATTACAAAGTCTGTAAGTTTGACATGACTACTTCTAAGAAATGTATCACGCTTATTGCACCTCCATTAGATAATGTTCTTATTCTTAACAGCAGCCTTGTGGTTGGTGTAGACAACAGGATAACTACAGGCAAATATGCTGAGGAGTACAATACGGTTTTAGACATCAGTAAACTGGTAGATGTCGGTAACTGTAATGACCCAGACAAAGAGAAAATATCTCAGGCTTCTAAAGACAACGGCGGTGAAATGATAGTTGTCTGCGGTACTCAGGAATCATATGGACCGAATATGGAGGAAGCATTAGCCGGTTCTGGAGTTCAGATATTACGTCTGCCTTCATGGGAATATGGTGCCACTACACAGGGATTTATTACTCTTGGATATCTGCTTGACGAGCAGGATAACGCTTACAAATACATGGAGTGGTACGATGGCGTTGAAAAGATGGTGCAGGAGATCATCAAAACTATTCCTGAAAAAGACCGTCCATGGGTTGCAGCAGCGTATGCTCATACGGATTCTCTTCAGCTCCTGGGAGAGTACACTGGCGAATATGCCAATCTTATGAAGCTCGGCGTTAAAGATGTTGCAGAGAAATATCTTAATGGTCAGCAGACCGGCGGCCACGGCAATGCTATCAGCAATGAGGCCGTTTCAGCAATGGTCGATCAGTATGGTATGCAGTATCTGATCGGTATGGTTGGGGCGCCGTTCCAGACACAGGGTGAATATCAGGCAATGGTTAATACATATAATACATGGAAAAATGCCATTGGCCCTGCTTTAGACGAATGTGAGTTTGCTATCTGCGGCTACTCGTTCAGTTCAGGAGTATCGGAAGTTCTTAATCAGTTGATTCTTGGTAAATACATCTATCCTGACTATTTCGCCGATGTCGATGTCGAGAAATATGTCAATGAATACTGCCAATTCTTGGGAATAGATGATAAATGGACTTATGACAGTATGAACCTCTTGTACTGCAACGATCCCAGCCAAGATATTATGAACAACCGCGGCTGA
- a CDS encoding FecCD family ABC transporter permease yields the protein MANIKIKNTLRDVKLHTRISGYTLNRIRPQALQGNENETDLVVHQYKAYKYSKYIFLLGFVVLFFVLVGLTLGIGAYKISFTEVYQIIIDRFLNWNLWEETKTISESVVWDQRMPRMLTASFVGIGLAVAGTAMQSMMKNPLADPYTTGISSGAAFGATLAITMGISVVSGYYGQILNAFIFAMVPALVILLLSRYRRPSPAMMILTGISIMYIFNAVQSFMMLQADPNAASAVYKWTVGSIGTSSWSTLPFIVIIVAVGTAAIQLLTKTLNTMNSGDSYAKSLGINVDRVRIVTMVVVSLLAAGIVSFTGIIGFVGLVAPHIARIFVGSDNRILVPASALMGACLMIFSDTIAHLVSPFELPIGIVTALIGGPLFMILILRQKKEVW from the coding sequence ATGGCCAATATAAAAATTAAAAATACTTTGCGGGATGTTAAACTCCATACACGCATCAGCGGTTACACTCTCAACCGCATTCGCCCGCAGGCTCTGCAGGGAAATGAAAATGAAACGGACCTAGTCGTTCATCAGTATAAAGCTTACAAATATTCTAAGTATATTTTTCTGCTGGGTTTCGTAGTATTGTTCTTTGTGCTCGTTGGTCTTACACTTGGCATCGGAGCATACAAGATTTCTTTTACAGAGGTTTATCAGATCATCATTGACCGCTTTTTGAACTGGAATCTTTGGGAAGAGACAAAGACAATCTCTGAATCTGTGGTGTGGGATCAGCGCATGCCAAGGATGCTGACGGCAAGTTTCGTAGGTATTGGTTTGGCAGTAGCCGGAACTGCTATGCAGAGTATGATGAAGAATCCTCTGGCTGATCCATATACTACGGGGATATCGTCAGGCGCGGCTTTTGGTGCCACATTGGCAATTACAATGGGTATTTCTGTTGTATCTGGCTACTATGGACAGATTTTAAACGCTTTCATTTTTGCAATGGTACCTGCACTAGTGATTCTTCTTCTTTCTCGCTATAGGCGGCCATCGCCAGCTATGATGATTCTCACTGGAATTTCCATCATGTACATTTTCAATGCTGTGCAGTCCTTCATGATGTTGCAGGCTGATCCCAACGCTGCTTCTGCTGTTTATAAATGGACTGTCGGCAGTATTGGAACGTCTAGTTGGAGCACACTACCATTCATTGTTATCATTGTCGCAGTCGGCACAGCAGCCATCCAGCTACTCACTAAAACTCTGAATACTATGAACTCTGGCGATTCATATGCCAAAAGCCTTGGTATAAATGTGGATCGTGTGCGCATAGTGACAATGGTAGTTGTGTCATTATTGGCTGCAGGCATTGTCAGTTTTACCGGCATTATAGGTTTTGTAGGACTGGTTGCACCCCACATTGCACGTATTTTTGTTGGTTCAGACAATAGAATTTTGGTTCCCGCATCAGCTCTTATGGGTGCTTGTCTAATGATTTTTTCTGATACCATTGCCCACCTAGTGTCGCCGTTTGAGCTGCCGATAGGAATAGTAACGGCATTAATTGGCGGACCGCTGTTTATGATTCTTATTCTTCGACAGAAGAAGGAGGTCTGGTGA
- a CDS encoding ABC transporter permease, whose amino-acid sequence MGIQNREDKILNSLLESRADNEHVIDVPRDHTYTIITNILTFLIGIFIVLLIWQGFAVLYNDYIGNSLIPFTTPLEAFERLFELLSGGNMFGVTIYDHVFASLKRWTMGYVISAVIGILTGLILGYSTRLYPVGIIPVHILQMIPGLAWIPIAMLMFGLGDESAIFIIAMTAMAPIIINVSSGIRKAPPVIMRVANMVGSSKFSIFSNILIPYASLDIINGLRIGLANAWRVLIAAEMVVGVAVGLGYSISQATYVIDYSSAFVCIMVICAIGLFVEKVVFVSIEKYIRRKIGLEEGV is encoded by the coding sequence ATGGGAATTCAAAACCGAGAAGACAAGATATTGAATTCATTGCTCGAATCAAGAGCCGATAACGAGCATGTTATCGATGTTCCCAGAGATCATACTTACACTATAATAACAAACATCTTAACTTTTTTAATCGGCATTTTTATAGTATTACTTATCTGGCAGGGGTTTGCTGTTTTATATAATGACTATATAGGAAACTCTCTGATACCCTTCACAACACCATTAGAAGCTTTCGAACGGCTTTTTGAATTATTGTCAGGCGGCAATATGTTTGGTGTTACAATATATGATCACGTGTTTGCAAGCCTCAAGAGATGGACTATGGGATATGTCATTTCTGCAGTCATAGGCATTTTAACAGGTTTGATCCTTGGGTATAGCACTAGATTATACCCCGTTGGAATTATTCCAGTGCATATACTGCAGATGATTCCTGGATTAGCATGGATTCCAATAGCAATGCTGATGTTTGGACTTGGAGATGAGTCCGCAATATTCATCATTGCAATGACAGCAATGGCACCTATCATCATAAATGTGTCATCAGGGATTAGAAAAGCACCGCCGGTAATCATGAGAGTAGCCAATATGGTTGGATCTTCTAAATTTTCCATCTTTTCGAATATTCTAATTCCTTATGCTTCGTTGGACATCATCAATGGTCTCAGAATAGGCCTGGCTAATGCATGGAGGGTACTGATCGCTGCCGAAATGGTAGTTGGAGTGGCGGTAGGATTAGGGTATTCAATATCTCAGGCTACTTATGTTATTGATTATAGTTCAGCATTTGTCTGTATAATGGTGATATGCGCAATTGGTCTGTTTGTAGAAAAGGTTGTATTTGTATCAATTGAAAAATACATACGAAGAAAAATTGGACTTGAGGAGGGAGTGTAA
- a CDS encoding uroporphyrinogen decarboxylase family protein yields the protein MTSKEQVMSRLALNPIGGTPVFPRDLTLGLDALDISTEKIFKDEYNADLAAKAVLALQKITHHDAVVGCIHSAGFNVECFGGEMRYPERGIPYVQRHPFSSPDDFYKFKEREYDYTQVVRSYDIVKSSSPDLAVFGNLEAPVTRAGIYRGLENLMMDLSLDQTFALEIVELGVERAMSYIEKLAENQSADAIFFAAASDNPDMIGPEVYESITLKYMSQLINKIHKLGLPVVFHPHGDFSSDELSSTLDKTIDLGIDGFQFAEQNNHNIILQHTKNRCCILGGINVTDSLLLGPDERIINDCNKYMKDLSKEDYIFMCSCSLHRGISIKNVKTMVSAVKEFDSK from the coding sequence ATGACATCAAAAGAGCAAGTAATGTCTAGGCTGGCGTTGAACCCAATTGGAGGCACTCCAGTATTCCCACGTGATTTAACTTTAGGACTGGATGCATTAGACATCTCAACTGAAAAGATCTTTAAAGATGAGTATAACGCAGATCTAGCCGCCAAGGCAGTACTCGCTCTTCAAAAAATCACACATCATGATGCAGTAGTAGGATGCATACATTCTGCAGGATTTAATGTTGAATGTTTCGGAGGTGAGATGAGATATCCAGAAAGAGGAATTCCCTATGTTCAAAGACATCCATTCTCATCTCCAGATGATTTCTATAAATTTAAAGAAAGAGAGTATGACTATACACAAGTAGTCAGGTCATATGACATTGTTAAATCAAGCTCTCCAGACCTTGCTGTTTTTGGAAACTTAGAAGCACCTGTGACCAGAGCTGGGATATACAGAGGCCTGGAGAACTTAATGATGGATCTGAGTTTAGATCAGACATTTGCTCTTGAAATTGTGGAATTGGGTGTGGAAAGAGCAATGAGTTATATCGAAAAATTGGCTGAAAATCAATCAGCAGATGCTATATTTTTTGCTGCCGCTTCAGATAATCCAGATATGATCGGCCCTGAAGTATACGAATCGATTACGCTGAAGTACATGTCTCAGTTAATAAATAAAATTCATAAGTTGGGCTTGCCTGTTGTATTTCATCCGCATGGTGATTTTTCATCTGATGAGCTGAGCAGCACATTGGATAAAACTATTGATCTCGGAATTGACGGATTTCAATTTGCTGAACAAAATAATCATAATATAATTTTACAGCATACAAAGAATAGGTGCTGCATATTAGGCGGGATTAATGTAACAGACAGTCTTTTGCTGGGGCCAGATGAAAGAATAATTAATGATTGTAATAAATATATGAAAGACCTTTCTAAGGAAGATTATATTTTTATGTGTTCATGCTCTCTTCATAGAGGTATTTCAATTAAAAACGTTAAAACGATGGTCAGTGCAGTAAAAGAGTTTGACTCAAAATAA